The following are encoded together in the Humulus lupulus chromosome 5, drHumLupu1.1, whole genome shotgun sequence genome:
- the LOC133777406 gene encoding protein NUCLEAR FUSION DEFECTIVE 4-like, producing the protein MKPRRDSVEKRKPTNNTKNQAAAAPLPPPSSAYSSLPFFRTDAIEDDCRGGGLYRKGIITITMAGQSRKWMILVATIWIQAFTGTNFDFSAYSSVLKSVLGISQVQLNYLAVASDMGKVFGWSSGLALMYLPLSVVLFISAFMGFIGYGLQWLVIRQLITLPYFLVFLLCLMAGCSICWFNTVCFVLCIRNFPSNQPLAISLTVSFNGVSAALYTLAAKAINPSSSPLYLILNAVIPLITSVAALIPIVRQPSLDPLPPEAVRRDSLIFLILNVIAVLTGVYLLLFGSTTTHDVATARLLFGGAIVLLIFPLCIPGVAYARDWFKQTIHSSFRLDGSGFILVDADDLELHKELLIREASNHENGLLDPLLCSDNGLVRSKSCGGQSGGCCETMMGKDQLAMLGQEHSAKVLVHRIDFWLYYVAYFCGGTIGLVFSNNLGQIAQSLGQSSNTTTLVTLYSSFSFFGRLLSAVPDYIRGKFYFARTGWLTIALLPTPVAFFLLAMSGSVVALHTGTALVGLSSGFIFAAAVSITSELFGPNSVSVNHNILITNIPIGSLVYGLLAATVYDANASSGLRDVVTDSIVCMGRHCYFLTFIWWGCISILGLTSSVMLFLRTKHAYDNFEHKRTTQLY; encoded by the exons ATGAAGCCCCGTAGAGACTCCGTCGAAAAACGCAAACCAACAAACAATACCAAAAATCAAGCCGCGGCGGCGCCGCTACCACCACCTTCATCGGCATATTCTTCATTACCTTTTTTCCGTACGGACGCAATCGAAGACGACTGCCGTGGTGGGGGATTGTATCGAAAAGGCATAATAACCATCACTATGGCCGGGCAGTCTCGAAAATGGATGATTCTAGTGGCGACAATATGGATTCAGGCGTTCACGGGAACCAACTTCGATTTCTCGGCCTACTCTTCGGTGCTGAAATCGGTTTTGGGGATTTCTCAGGTGCAGCTGAATTATCTGGCCGTGGCTTCGGATATGGGGAAGGTATTTGGGTGGTCGTCTGGGTTGGCCTTGATGTATCTGCCCTTGTCTGTTGTTCTCTTTATATCTGCTTTTATGGGTTTCATTGGCTATGGACTTCAGTGGCTTGTCATTAGACAACTCATAACCCTGCCTTATTTCCTG GTGTTCCTTCTTTGTCTGATGGCCGGTTGTAGCATATGCTGGTTCAACACAGTGTGCTTCGTTCTATGCATTAGGAATTTCCCATCAAACCAACCTCTTGCAATATCACTTACCGTAAGCTTCAACGGCGTGAGTGCAGCCTTATACACTCTTGCTGCCAAAGCCATCAACCCCTCTTCAAGTCCTTTGTACCTAATTCTCAATGCTGTCATCCCTCTCATCACCTCTGTGGCTGCTCTCATCCCAATTGTCCGCCAACCCTCTCTAGACCCTCTTCCACCTGAAGCAGTCCGCCGCGACTCGctcatttttctcattttgaaTGTCATAGCTGTTCTAACTGGCGTTTACCTCCTCCTCTTTGGTTCAACAACCACTCATGATGTTGCCACTGCTCGTCTCCTCTTCGGCGGTGCCATTGTCCTCCTCATCTTCCCTCTTTGTATCCCTGGTGTTGCCTACGCTCGAGATTGGTTTAAACAGACAATCCATTCGAGCTTCCGTCTCGATGGCTCTGGCTTCATTCTTGTTGACGCTGATGATCTCGAGCTTCATAAGGAGCTCCTAATTCGTGAGGCTAGTAACCATGAAAATGGATTACTTGATCCATTGTTATGTAGTGACAATGGATTAGTGAGGAGTAAAAGTTGTGGCGGACAAAGCGGAGGGTGCTGTGAGACAATGATGGGGAAAGATCAGTTGGCAATGCTTGGTCAAGAGCACTCGGCTAAAGTACTTGTTCACAGGATTGACTTTTGGTTATATTATGTTGCATACTTTTGTGGGGGTACAATTGGCCTTGTTTTCAGCAACAACTTAGGACAGATTGCGCAATCGCTCGGACAGAGTTCGAACACCACGACACTTGTGACGCTttactcatctttttccttctttGGGCGGCTGCTTTCGGCTGTACCAGATTACATTCGCGG GAAATTCTATTTCGCAAGAACAGGATGGCTGACCATTGCACTTCTGCCAACCCCAGTTGCCTTCTTCTTACTCGCGATGTCCGGAAGTGTGGTGGCGTTGCACACAGGCACTGCGCTGGTCGGGTTAAGTTCAGGATTCATATTTGCTGCAGCTGTTTCCATAACGTCGGAGCTGTTTGGGCCAAACAGTGTAAGTGTCAACCACAACATTCTCATCACGAATATCCCAATTGGTTCACTAGTGTATGGTCTTCTTGCTGCAACGGTTTATGATGCCAATGCGAGCTCTGGTCTACGAGACGTAGTGACTGACTCGATAGTGTGCATGGGGAGACACTGTTATTTCTTGACTTTCATTTGGTGGGGATGCATATCGATTTTGGGGCTAACTTCTAGCGTGATGTTATTCTTAAGAACCAAACACGCCTATGACAATTTTGAGCATAAACGTACCACGCAATTGTACTAG